The Vibrio mangrovi genome includes a region encoding these proteins:
- a CDS encoding DUF2000 domain-containing protein — MDNKKCVLVIDKELPQGLIANTAAVLTLSLGKIHPELVGEDIKNGDGEKHLGITRIPIPILAGDPNDIKRLRSELMPHTTLIDFSNIAQTTKNYEDYSNKLASVQNEDIEYLGIAVYGDKKIISKHTGNMRLIR; from the coding sequence AAAGAACTACCACAGGGTCTTATTGCAAATACTGCGGCCGTATTAACTTTAAGTTTAGGGAAAATACATCCTGAACTAGTAGGTGAAGATATTAAAAATGGGGATGGAGAGAAACATCTCGGTATTACTCGTATTCCTATACCTATTTTGGCAGGAGATCCTAACGATATTAAAAGATTACGATCAGAATTAATGCCTCATACAACACTGATCGATTTCTCTAATATTGCTCAGACAACCAAAAACTATGAGGATTACTCAAATAAATTAGCTTCAGTACAAAATGAGGATATTGAGTATCTGGGAATCGCAGTTTATGGCGACAAAAAGATTATAAGTAAACACACCGGAAACATGAGACTCATTCGATGA